In a single window of the Portunus trituberculatus isolate SZX2019 chromosome 9, ASM1759143v1, whole genome shotgun sequence genome:
- the LOC123501423 gene encoding uncharacterized protein LOC123501423 isoform X1, which yields MLLSSVNRKKTGGGVPDVKPLTSVEEAMLPLIKDVQVSGVPGLRDPHPASDDEEDLAAGDIDVTLPSRPASPRPSGTQNLQISSPPEPLSPDTDTEGVVEIASEPAPPQADDHQYSQPPQAGRNQRGSSRREGTLAPEMLQVHEDIRNSLSDLTECITTYLPGIATSLNELASRRLV from the exons GTGGCGGAGTGCCTGATGTAAAACCCCTGACCAGTGTTGAAGAGGCAATGCTTCCGTTAATAAAAGATGTCCAAGTATCTGGTGTTCCTGGACTTCGTGACCCTCATCCTGCCA gtgatgatgaagaggacttGGCAGCAGGTGACATAGATGTTACACTACCATCAAGGCCAGCCTCACCAAGACCCAGTGGCACCCAAAACCTCCAAATCTCATCACCTCCAGAGCCTCTGTCACCAGACACTGACACAGAGGGAGTAGTGGAGATAGCATCTGAACCTGCTCCACCACAAGCTGATGATCATCAATACAGCCAACCTCCTCAGGCTGGTAGAAATCAGAGAGGCTCATCACGTCGTGAGGGTACACTGGCTCCAGAAATGCTTCAAGTTCACGAGGACATAAGAAACTCCTTGTCTGATTTGACTGAATGCATTACTACATATTTGCCAGGAATAGCAACATCTTTGAATGAATTGGCATCTCGCAGACTTGTTTAG
- the LOC123501423 gene encoding uncharacterized protein LOC123501423 isoform X2 — MLPLIKDVQVSGVPGLRDPHPASDDEEDLAAGDIDVTLPSRPASPRPSGTQNLQISSPPEPLSPDTDTEGVVEIASEPAPPQADDHQYSQPPQAGRNQRGSSRREGTLAPEMLQVHEDIRNSLSDLTECITTYLPGIATSLNELASRRLV; from the exons ATGCTTCCGTTAATAAAAGATGTCCAAGTATCTGGTGTTCCTGGACTTCGTGACCCTCATCCTGCCA gtgatgatgaagaggacttGGCAGCAGGTGACATAGATGTTACACTACCATCAAGGCCAGCCTCACCAAGACCCAGTGGCACCCAAAACCTCCAAATCTCATCACCTCCAGAGCCTCTGTCACCAGACACTGACACAGAGGGAGTAGTGGAGATAGCATCTGAACCTGCTCCACCACAAGCTGATGATCATCAATACAGCCAACCTCCTCAGGCTGGTAGAAATCAGAGAGGCTCATCACGTCGTGAGGGTACACTGGCTCCAGAAATGCTTCAAGTTCACGAGGACATAAGAAACTCCTTGTCTGATTTGACTGAATGCATTACTACATATTTGCCAGGAATAGCAACATCTTTGAATGAATTGGCATCTCGCAGACTTGTTTAG